One stretch of Eretmochelys imbricata isolate rEreImb1 chromosome 1, rEreImb1.hap1, whole genome shotgun sequence DNA includes these proteins:
- the ZDHHC23 gene encoding palmitoyltransferase ZDHHC23 isoform X2, protein MEEPLCCCEYIDRRGEKNHLVACCCDCEDLDEGCERWLTCRSLPPGTLERIADTILDRFRIPWLKGAIKINISLLPPLLLLPVFLHVAALHFLLALVILTSLPVVVLWYYYLTHRRKGRTLFFLSLGLFSLGYMYYLFLREVVPRGHVGQTQVVILTCGLILMLVALSQAKRDPGYLASQMSNDKSPCQGSNDLPNRKILGSSNGLHGAAVSGIASCHAKNSDAKGYSRTLAEGLDRAKEDWCTKCQLIRPPRAGHCRLCGICVRRLDHHCVCCVGERNHRAFILVLSLFLLTSVYGITLTLDTICRGQNMFIALFYCPGTYADYSSALSFTCVWYCAIVTAGMGYILLIQLLNISYNVTEREARLALREDTGRRLLGGIVVDTGKYNQGFLYNWGQFLTLGSPTPQHSAEDIV, encoded by the exons ATGGAGGAGCCGCTCTGCTGCTGCGAGTACATTGACCGGAGGGGGGAGAAGAACCATCTAGTGGCCTGTTGCTGTGACTGCGAGGACCTCGATGAGGGCTGTGAAAG ATGGCTGACGTGCAGATCTTTGCCCCCGGGGACTTTAGAGAGAATTGCAGACACCATCTTGGATCGCTTCCGCATCCCCTGGCTTAAGGGGGCCATAAAGATCAATATCAGCCTGCTCCCACCACTCCTCCTGCTGCCAGTCTTCCTCCACGTAGCAGCTCTGCACTTCCTGTTGGCACTTGTTATCCTGACATCCCTTCCTGTGGTGGTGCTGTGGTACTACTACCTCACACACAGAAGAAAGGGACGGACTCTCTTCTTTTTGAGCCTGGGGCTGTTCTCTCTGGGGTACATGTATTATCTGTTCCTCCGGGAAGTGGTTCCCCGAGGCCATGTGGGGCAAACTCAGGTGGTTATTCTCACCTGTGGGCTAATTCTCATGCTTGTGGCCCTGTCTCAAGCCAAGAGAGACCCTGGCTACCTTGCCAGCCAAATGAGCAATGACAAATCACCATGCCAAGGCAGCAATGACTTGCCAAACAGGAAAATCCTGGGGAGTTCCAATGGGCTTCACGGAGCAGCTGTGTCTGGCATTGCCAGCTGTCATGCTAAGAACAGTGATGCCAAGGGCTATTCTAGAACGTTGGCCGAGGGACTAGACAGAGCAAAGGAGGACTGGTGCACCAAATGTCAGCTGATTAGGCCACCTCGGGCTGGACATTGCCGGTTGTGTGGCATATGTGTAAGGAGACTGGACCATCACTGTGTCTG CTGCGTAGGGGAGCGGAACCACCGAGCCTTTATCCTTGTGCTATCACTCTTCCTGCTCACCTCCGTTTATGGAATTACACTGACCCTGGACACCATCTGTAGGGGCCAAAATATGTTCATAGCGCTGTTCTACTGCCCAGGGACCTATGCAGACTACAG ctccGCTCTGTCATTCACGTGTGTGTGGTACTGTGCCATTGTAACGGCCGGGATGGGCTACATCCTCCTCATCCAGCTATTGAACATCAGCTACAACGTGACCGAGAGGGAAGCTCGGCTGGCTCTGCGGGAGGACACCGGGCGCAGGCTTCTGGGCGGGATTGTGGTAGACACGGGCAAGTATAACCAGGGCTTCCTGTACAACTGGGGCCAGTTCTTGACCCTGGGGTCACCCACTCCTCAGCACTCTGCTGAAGACATTGTGTGA
- the ZDHHC23 gene encoding palmitoyltransferase ZDHHC23 isoform X1, translating to MEEPLCCCEYIDRRGEKNHLVACCCDCEDLDEGCERWLTCRSLPPGTLERIADTILDRFRIPWLKGAIKINISLLPPLLLLPVFLHVAALHFLLALVILTSLPVVVLWYYYLTHRRKGRTLFFLSLGLFSLGYMYYLFLREVVPRGHVGQTQVVILTCGLILMLVALSQAKRDPGYLASQMSNDKSPCQGSNDLPNRKILGSSNGLHGAAVSGIASCHAKNSDAKGYSRTLAEGLDRAKEDWCTKCQLIRPPRAGHCRLCGICVRRLDHHCVWINSCVGERNHRAFILVLSLFLLTSVYGITLTLDTICRGQNMFIALFYCPGTYADYSSALSFTCVWYCAIVTAGMGYILLIQLLNISYNVTEREARLALREDTGRRLLGGIVVDTGKYNQGFLYNWGQFLTLGSPTPQHSAEDIV from the exons ATGGAGGAGCCGCTCTGCTGCTGCGAGTACATTGACCGGAGGGGGGAGAAGAACCATCTAGTGGCCTGTTGCTGTGACTGCGAGGACCTCGATGAGGGCTGTGAAAG ATGGCTGACGTGCAGATCTTTGCCCCCGGGGACTTTAGAGAGAATTGCAGACACCATCTTGGATCGCTTCCGCATCCCCTGGCTTAAGGGGGCCATAAAGATCAATATCAGCCTGCTCCCACCACTCCTCCTGCTGCCAGTCTTCCTCCACGTAGCAGCTCTGCACTTCCTGTTGGCACTTGTTATCCTGACATCCCTTCCTGTGGTGGTGCTGTGGTACTACTACCTCACACACAGAAGAAAGGGACGGACTCTCTTCTTTTTGAGCCTGGGGCTGTTCTCTCTGGGGTACATGTATTATCTGTTCCTCCGGGAAGTGGTTCCCCGAGGCCATGTGGGGCAAACTCAGGTGGTTATTCTCACCTGTGGGCTAATTCTCATGCTTGTGGCCCTGTCTCAAGCCAAGAGAGACCCTGGCTACCTTGCCAGCCAAATGAGCAATGACAAATCACCATGCCAAGGCAGCAATGACTTGCCAAACAGGAAAATCCTGGGGAGTTCCAATGGGCTTCACGGAGCAGCTGTGTCTGGCATTGCCAGCTGTCATGCTAAGAACAGTGATGCCAAGGGCTATTCTAGAACGTTGGCCGAGGGACTAGACAGAGCAAAGGAGGACTGGTGCACCAAATGTCAGCTGATTAGGCCACCTCGGGCTGGACATTGCCGGTTGTGTGGCATATGTGTAAGGAGACTGGACCATCACTGTGTCTG GATTAACAGCTGCGTAGGGGAGCGGAACCACCGAGCCTTTATCCTTGTGCTATCACTCTTCCTGCTCACCTCCGTTTATGGAATTACACTGACCCTGGACACCATCTGTAGGGGCCAAAATATGTTCATAGCGCTGTTCTACTGCCCAGGGACCTATGCAGACTACAG ctccGCTCTGTCATTCACGTGTGTGTGGTACTGTGCCATTGTAACGGCCGGGATGGGCTACATCCTCCTCATCCAGCTATTGAACATCAGCTACAACGTGACCGAGAGGGAAGCTCGGCTGGCTCTGCGGGAGGACACCGGGCGCAGGCTTCTGGGCGGGATTGTGGTAGACACGGGCAAGTATAACCAGGGCTTCCTGTACAACTGGGGCCAGTTCTTGACCCTGGGGTCACCCACTCCTCAGCACTCTGCTGAAGACATTGTGTGA